The DNA window CGCTCTTGTGATATCTTGGCGAGTGATACCGAAGTATGAGTATATTTGCTGAAGATCTTTATGTCCTGCGCTATCAGAATTGCGGTCGTACATATTAAGAAGATCATTTTTATCTCGGATACCTCCGTAGATAATGTTATTTCCGCTAGCTGCATTGGCAGACTCAGGTGGTGAGAAAACTGAAAACGATTGCACGACAAGTGCAAGGGCAACGAAAATAAGCCCTACGCGTCGGGTTGCTTCTTCTTTTTTGAGTCTTTTTGCGTAAAACCCGAGTTGTCCTACTAATGCTGGACTGAAATTAAGGTTTGATACTAGTTTTTTAAACATTTTTTAGTGCGCCTTTTTATTTTTATACCTCTTGGGGCTAATAATAGCATAAGAAATATGTTCAATACAATAGCTTGAGTGAACACAATTTATTCGGTATAATGGTACTATTGTAAATAGCAGAAACGACTGATAAGTGAGGGTAACATGGCTAAACAAAAAATTGACGACGGCTCGTATGATGGGTCCCAAATTCAAGTGCTTGAGGGGCTCGAGCCTGTTCGCAAGCGTCCGGGTATGTATATTGGTAGTACAGGCTATGATGGAGTGCACCATCTTATTAAAGAGATCGCAGATAACTCCATTGACGAAGCTATTGCTGGTTATGCCAGTAAAGTTGATGTAGTGATACTTGCCGACGGCGGCATACGCATAGATGACAATGGCCGCGGAATCCCTGTAGACAAGAATACTAAGACTGGCAAGAGTAGCCTTGAGACAGTCCTAACAGTACTTCACGCGGGTGGTAAGTTCGGTGGTGGTGGCTATAAGGTGTCGTCAGGTCTACACGGCGTTGGATCAAGTGTAGTTAACGCACTCTCAACAAAGCTAATTGCTGAAGTACGACGCGACGGCAAGATATATCGTCAAGAATTTGCGCTAGGTGTTTCCCAAGGTGATATAAAAGTTGTTGGAAAATCGACAGCAAATGGTACTTCAATTACATTTTATCCAGATCCAACTATTTTTAAGGAAACAATCGAATTTGACTATAAATGGGTAGTAAATTACCTCCGCCACCAAGCCTATCTTACGAAGGGTGTATATGTATCTGTTCGTGATGAGCGAACAGGCGATAGAGCAGCGTTTTATTTTGAAGGTGGTATTCAAAGTTATGTAAAGCACCTAAACATCGGTAAAGATGTTGTGAGTGATAGTATCTTCTATGTTGAACGCCAAGTTGAAGACTCAATGGTTGAAGTTGCAATTCAATATAATGAAACGTTTGTTGAGACGGTGAAGCCATTTGCTAATAACGTCCTGACTCCCGATGGCGGAACTCATGTTATTGGATTTCGCTCGGCTATGACAAGAGTTATTAATGACTACGCACGTAAAAGTGGACTTCTTAAAGAAAAAGAAGAAAACCTTAGCGGTGATGACATTCGAGAAGGATTAACTGCTATTATTCTCGTTAAATTACCCGATCCACAATTTGAAGGACAAACTAAAAATAAATTAGGTAACCCAGAAGTACGCCGCTATGTTGAGCAAGTAATGAATGAGTACTTCTCATATTACCTTGATGAAAATCCGGCAGTTGCTAAGAAAATCGTAGGTAAGTCACTTCTTGCTGCCCGTGCACGTAAAGCTGCACGTGCTGCTCGTGACAACGTTATCCGTAAAGGTGCACTTGATGGCCTTAGTTTGCCAGGTAAACTATCAGATTGTTCAAGTAAGGATCCTTCTGAATCCGAACTATATATAGTAGAGGGCGACTCGGCGGGCGGGTCAGCAAAGAGTGGTCGCGACAGTAAAACACAAGCCATCCTTCCTCTCCGAGGTAAGGTATTGAATGTTGAGCGAGCGCGCCTCGATCGTATGCTCAATAATAACGAGATCGTTAGTCTTATAAAAGCTATGGGCGTAGGTATAAGTGATCAGTTTGATATTAGTGGACTACGCTACCATCGGATTATTATTATGACCGATGCCGATGTTGATGGTAGCCACATTTCTACACTTCTATTAACATTCTTCTTCCGTTATATGCAAGAAGTAATTGATGGTGGATACGTATATCTTGCAAAGCCGCCATTATTTTTGCTACGTCAGGGTACCAAAAAACAATATGCCTATAGCGATGAAGAGCGTGATGAAATTTTACAGCGTATGATTGCCGAGCGGCGTGAAAAAGGGGTTCTGATTGATGAAACAGCAGATTTTACCAAGCAAGCTGGTATAACGCTACTTCAACGATACAAAGGTTTGGGTGAAATGGACGCAGAGCAACTCTGGGATACGACGATGAATCCTGAAAATCGCGTGTTGATACAAGTTAAAGTTCAAGATGCAGAAGCTAGTGATGCAATTTTTACAAAATTAATGGGCGATCAGGTAGATCTACGTAAAAGCTTTATTCAAAGCCGTGCGAAGTCACTTAGCCTAGAGGATTTGGATATTTAATTATGGATGACGAACTTATCGATGCAAACGATACCCCAATTGAAGGTGAAGTTGTTGTAGCGCAAACTCACTCACGACTTGTTGAGAATCAATCCGTTGAAAATGTTATGGAAGATAGCTTCCTACGCTATTCCATGAGTGTTATTATCGACCGTGCATTACCTGATGTAAGAGATGGTATGAAGCCTGTCCACCGCCGAATTCTTTATAGTATGGGCGAGCAAAACCTTCGTCCAGGCGGCCGTTTTCTAAAAAGTGCACGTATTGTTGGTGATGTAATGGGTAAATACCACCCCCATGGTGACTCATCTATCTATTTCTCTATGGTACGTCTAGCCCAGGATTGGGTTATGCGATACCCACTAGTTAACGGACAAGGGAACTATGGTTCGATGGATGGAGATCCACCAGCGGCAAGTCGCTACACTGAGGCACGTCTTGGACGTGCCGGTAATGAGTTATTAACTGATCTTGATAAGGATACTGTTGATTTTCGCGATAACTACGATGGTAGTGAGCAGGAGCCATCAGTACTACCTGCAAAATTACCGAACCTACTACTAAATGGCCAGATCGGTATCGCTGTTGGTATGGCAACAAACATTCCACCTCATAATCTTGGTGAACTTGTTGATGCGACCATTCATTTGATTGATAACCCTGAAACAACGACAGTTGATGATCTTATGAAATACGTTAAAGGTCCAGACTTTCCGACAGGTGCAATCGTGTACGGTGGAAGCCCCATGAAACAGGCCTACCAAACAGGTCGTGGAAGCGTAATGGTTCGTGCTGTAACGAATATTGAAGAGACTAAAAAAGGTCGCAGCCAGATCATTATTACTGAAATGCCATATGGTGTAAATAAAGCAACGCTTATTGAAAAAATTGCTGAACTTCATAAAGATAAAAAGATTTTAATCAGCGACTTACGCGATGAGAGTGCACGCGGCAAGGTGCGTGTTGTAGTTGAACTTCGTAAAGATGCATATCCAAAAAAAGTACTCAACCAATTATTTAAACTAACTGCACTTCAGACAAGCTTTCATTACAACATGCTCGCATTGATCGAAGGAATTCAGCCAAAGGTACTTGGACTACATGAAATTCTTGACGAATTTATCAAACATCGTCGCATCGTTGTTCGCCGCCGAACGGAATTTGAGCTAAAGGCTGCCAAAGCTCGTGCACACATTTTGGAAGGCTATAAAATCGCACTTGATCATATTGATGAAGTTATTAAGCTCATCCGTGCAAGTAAGACGAGTGAAGAGGCTCAACTTGGATTGATTGAGAAGTTTGGTTTATCGGAAATTCAAGCTCAGGCAATCTTAGCCATGCAGCTACGCCGCTTAACGGGCTTAGAGCGTGACAAAATTGAAAATGAGCTCAAGGAATTACTCGAACTCATCGGCAAATTAGAGGCAATCCTTGCAAACGAATCTGAGATCCTACGTATTATCAAAGATGAATTACTTGAAATGAAAGAAAAGTTTGGCGACGAGCGTCGTAGTCAGATGATAAATCATGAACTCGGTAAATTCAGTGATGAAGAGTTAATTCCTGAAGAAGAAAGCGTTATACTTCTTACAACGGAAAATTACATTAAACGAACACTCGTTAGTGAATACCGTCGTCAAAACAGAGGCGGTAAGGGCAAGCGAGGTATGACAACAAAGGAAGAAGATATCATTGATCAACTTGTGCCAGCAAGTACCCATGATTATCTCCTATTCTTTACTAATAAGGGTCGTATTTTCCGTCTTAAAGCCTACGAAGTTCCAGCTGCTGGTCTCCAGGCAAAAGGTGTTGCGGCAGTAAACTTACTTCAATTGCAGCCTGAGGAGAAAATAACATCAATTATTCGTCACGCTAAGGATGCGAAGGACGATGGCTACCTCTTCATGGCGACAACAAAGGGCACAATTAAAAAGACACCTCTCAAGGATTATGCGAATATTCGTACAAATGGTCTTATCGCCATTAAGTTGGATGACGGTGATGAATTGAGATGGATCAAAAAGACGACAGGTGAAAATGATGTAATCATATCAACATCAGCCGGACAAGCCGTTAGGTTTAATGAAACGGACGCACGTCCTATGGGAAGATCTGCACGAGGTGTCCGCGGGGTTCGCCTTCGTCCGAACGATTGCGTTGTAGGTATGGATATTGTTGATGATGACAGTCTTTCACTGCTTGTTATTAGTCAAAAAGGCTATGGTAAGGCAACGAAGGTTACTAATTTCCCAAGCCATAAGCGCGGTGGTGTTGGCATAAAGGCAGCTGTAGTAACTGCAAAAACTGGTCCAATCATTACGGTCAGAACACTTGAACCAGATGCTAGCGAGGTGCTTATGATCTCTAATAACGGACAAACTATTCGTGTAGGCTTAAAAGATATACCGACTCTTGGGCGAACGACTCAGGGAGTGCGTATTATGCGACTTGCTGAAGGTGACGGAGTTTCGTCAATTGGGCTCATGCCGGAACAACAGGCTCTCATTGTCGAAGAGGATGAGACAGAATAATAACCATGATAGTACTAACACCTTATATTATTGCGATAATTGTTGCCTGGCTTTTAGCGCATGTTATCAAATATGCAATCGCAATTTCAAAAGGAAGAGTACTTGATCTAACGCATCAGCTATTTATCTCTGGAGGTATGCCAAGTTCCCACGCGGCAACCTCCGTTTCGGTATGGATGGTAATCTTACTCAAAGACGGTATGCAGTCAGGATTATTCGGCCTAGCTACACTGGTAGTATTGATCGTTACATACGATGCAGTTAAAGTTCGTCGCTCATCGGGTGAGCAGGGTGAAGCAATTACTCAGCTAATTCATGAAACAAAAAGCAACATTCGAATTCCTCGATCTGCAAAGGGCCACACGCCCTTGGAGGTCTTTGCGGGCTCTATACTAGGTGCGTGTATCGGTCTAGTTGTCTTTTTAGCTACAAAGTAAACAAATATTACCCTTGACGATGGTAGCTATCGTGAGGTATGATTAATCTCAGTCTGATCGCGAAATTATTGCGATAACAAAGCTGTGGAGCTAAACAGATGATTGCGTACTTTGACAATTTAGTTGTGCAATATATCATCGTCAGTCTATATTTTATATAGACGTAATGGCTTCCAAGCCATTACATCTTTTTATGGAGAGTTTGATCCTGGCTCAGGATGAACGCTGGCGGAGTGCCTAACACATGCAAGTCGAGCGGCAGCACG is part of the Candidatus Saccharimonadales bacterium genome and encodes:
- the gyrA gene encoding DNA gyrase subunit A, with the protein product MDDELIDANDTPIEGEVVVAQTHSRLVENQSVENVMEDSFLRYSMSVIIDRALPDVRDGMKPVHRRILYSMGEQNLRPGGRFLKSARIVGDVMGKYHPHGDSSIYFSMVRLAQDWVMRYPLVNGQGNYGSMDGDPPAASRYTEARLGRAGNELLTDLDKDTVDFRDNYDGSEQEPSVLPAKLPNLLLNGQIGIAVGMATNIPPHNLGELVDATIHLIDNPETTTVDDLMKYVKGPDFPTGAIVYGGSPMKQAYQTGRGSVMVRAVTNIEETKKGRSQIIITEMPYGVNKATLIEKIAELHKDKKILISDLRDESARGKVRVVVELRKDAYPKKVLNQLFKLTALQTSFHYNMLALIEGIQPKVLGLHEILDEFIKHRRIVVRRRTEFELKAAKARAHILEGYKIALDHIDEVIKLIRASKTSEEAQLGLIEKFGLSEIQAQAILAMQLRRLTGLERDKIENELKELLELIGKLEAILANESEILRIIKDELLEMKEKFGDERRSQMINHELGKFSDEELIPEEESVILLTTENYIKRTLVSEYRRQNRGGKGKRGMTTKEEDIIDQLVPASTHDYLLFFTNKGRIFRLKAYEVPAAGLQAKGVAAVNLLQLQPEEKITSIIRHAKDAKDDGYLFMATTKGTIKKTPLKDYANIRTNGLIAIKLDDGDELRWIKKTTGENDVIISTSAGQAVRFNETDARPMGRSARGVRGVRLRPNDCVVGMDIVDDDSLSLLVISQKGYGKATKVTNFPSHKRGGVGIKAAVVTAKTGPIITVRTLEPDASEVLMISNNGQTIRVGLKDIPTLGRTTQGVRIMRLAEGDGVSSIGLMPEQQALIVEEDETE
- the gyrB gene encoding DNA topoisomerase (ATP-hydrolyzing) subunit B, encoding MAKQKIDDGSYDGSQIQVLEGLEPVRKRPGMYIGSTGYDGVHHLIKEIADNSIDEAIAGYASKVDVVILADGGIRIDDNGRGIPVDKNTKTGKSSLETVLTVLHAGGKFGGGGYKVSSGLHGVGSSVVNALSTKLIAEVRRDGKIYRQEFALGVSQGDIKVVGKSTANGTSITFYPDPTIFKETIEFDYKWVVNYLRHQAYLTKGVYVSVRDERTGDRAAFYFEGGIQSYVKHLNIGKDVVSDSIFYVERQVEDSMVEVAIQYNETFVETVKPFANNVLTPDGGTHVIGFRSAMTRVINDYARKSGLLKEKEENLSGDDIREGLTAIILVKLPDPQFEGQTKNKLGNPEVRRYVEQVMNEYFSYYLDENPAVAKKIVGKSLLAARARKAARAARDNVIRKGALDGLSLPGKLSDCSSKDPSESELYIVEGDSAGGSAKSGRDSKTQAILPLRGKVLNVERARLDRMLNNNEIVSLIKAMGVGISDQFDISGLRYHRIIIMTDADVDGSHISTLLLTFFFRYMQEVIDGGYVYLAKPPLFLLRQGTKKQYAYSDEERDEILQRMIAERREKGVLIDETADFTKQAGITLLQRYKGLGEMDAEQLWDTTMNPENRVLIQVKVQDAEASDAIFTKLMGDQVDLRKSFIQSRAKSLSLEDLDI
- a CDS encoding divergent PAP2 family protein: MIVLTPYIIAIIVAWLLAHVIKYAIAISKGRVLDLTHQLFISGGMPSSHAATSVSVWMVILLKDGMQSGLFGLATLVVLIVTYDAVKVRRSSGEQGEAITQLIHETKSNIRIPRSAKGHTPLEVFAGSILGACIGLVVFLATK